In one Oreochromis niloticus isolate F11D_XX unplaced genomic scaffold, O_niloticus_UMD_NMBU tig00007751_pilon, whole genome shotgun sequence genomic region, the following are encoded:
- the LOC109199056 gene encoding RING finger protein 145-like encodes MSLWKHFRAVSLCLFLLIFPAYMAYMICQFFHMDFWLLIIISSSILTSLQVAVCVVCYGVSETVFGEWSVMGSTIILVHSYYNVWLRAQLGWQSFLLRRDAVHKIKSPYS; translated from the exons at GAGTTTGTGGAAGCACTTCCGTgcagtttctctctgtctcttcctgCTGATCTTTCCAGCGTACATGGCTTATATGATCTGCCAGTTCTTCCACATGGACTTCTGgcttctcatcatcatctcctcctcaatCCTCACCTCTCTCCAG GTTGCGGTGTGCGTGGTGTGCTATGGTGTATCAGAGACTGTATTTGGCGAGTGGAGTGTGATGGGAAGCACCATCATCTTGGTCCACTCGTACTATAACGTCTGGCTCAGAGCCCAGCTGGGCTGGCAGAGCTTCCTGCTCAGGAGAGATGCTGTACACAAGATAAAAAGCCCCTACAGCTAG